Proteins found in one Arachis stenosperma cultivar V10309 chromosome 8, arast.V10309.gnm1.PFL2, whole genome shotgun sequence genomic segment:
- the LOC130943812 gene encoding pentatricopeptide repeat-containing protein At2g20710, mitochondrial-like isoform X2: MASTWRIPHSQSNPISHRNPLLFASLHARPSEWMSESSKYNLTPGDIAKHLNLISKVRGLEQTESFYRGIPDALIGFKVNAALLKCYAEHKSLEKAEAIMKKIKKVHPVNSPACYNMMLKLYAQLGKYDKLDSLMREMMEKDIRNGAMFTIRLNAYVVAADIEGMEKLLMRMEVDPLATVDWYIYTTAANGYLKGGNVEKALSALKKSERLAVGRSKKLAFASIQTIYAAIGNKDEVYRIWDKCKTLNGFWNKDYLCMLSSLVKLGDIVGAEKISEEWESNYKIFDTRIPHLMIHTYCKLGMLDKAEAYIKRLLDSGKQLHASTWESLAEHYCVDNNMEKAVQAMKTALSAERSRRRPKPFVLAAFLEYLKEKGDLESVLQILKFYSDGGYLSVVTYDKLVSYVHGEIPDAKAIDLIRVENQLDEDTEHLDEDTNDV; this comes from the exons ATGGCTTCAACATGGCGGATCCCTCACTCACAATCAAATCCAATATCTCATCGCAACCCTCTCTTATTCGCGTCGCTACACGCACGCCCTTCAG AATGGATGAGTGAGTCAAGTAAATATAACTTGACACCAGGAGACATTGCTAAACACCTCAACTTAATATCGAAAGTTCGTGGCCTTGAACAAACCGAGAGCTTCTACAGAGGCATTCCTGATGCCCTAATTGGATTCAAGGTAAATGCTGCCCTCTTGAAATGCTATGCAGAGCATAAATCTTTGGAGAAAGCGGAGGCTATCATGAAGAAAATTAAGAAGGTTCATCCCGTGAACTCCCCCGCGTGTTACAATATGATGTTGAAACTCTATGCGCAGTTAGGCAAATATGACAAATTAGATAGTCTAATGCGAGAAATGATGGAGAAGGACATACGCAATGGTGCTATGTTTACTATTCGGTTGAATGCGTATGTAGTTGCTGCAGACATAGAAGGGATGGAGAAGTTACTAATGAGGATGGAAGTTGATCCTCTTGCAACTGTTGATTGGTATATTTACACGACTGCAGCAAATGGTTATCTGAAAGGTGGCAATGTCGAGAAGGCCTTGTCAGCACTGAAGAAATCAGAGCGGTTAGCTGTAGGCAGGAGCAAGAAGCTTGCCTTTGCATCTATTCAAACTATATATGCTGCTATTGGTAATAAGGATGAGGTTTATCGAATTTGGGATAAGTGCAAAACCTTGAATGGATTTTGGAACAAAGATTACCTCTGTATGTTAAGCTCTTTGGTGAAGCTAGGTGACATTGTTGGAGCTGAGAAGATCTCGGAAGAATGGGAATCCAATTACAAAATTTTCGACACCAGAATTCCACATCTTATGATCCATACTTATTGTAAATTGGGTATGTTGGATAAGGCTGAGGCTTATATCAAGAGGCTTTTGGATAGCGGCAAGCAATTGCATGCGTCTACATGGGAAAGTTTGGCAGAACACTACTGCGTGGATAATAATATGGAGAAAGCAGTTCAAGCAATGAAGACTGCTCTCTCTGCAGAAAGATCTAGACGGAGGCCTAAACCCTTTGTTTTGGCTGCATTTTTAGAGTACCTGAAGGAAAAAGGAGATTTGGAATCAGTGCTTCAGATTCTCAAGTTCTATAGTGATGGCGGCTATCTCTCTGTTGTAACCTATGATAAACTAGTAAGTTATGTTCATGGTGAAATCCCTGATGCAAAAGCCATTGATCTGATTAGAGTGGAAAATCAATTAGATGAAGACACTGAACATCTTGATGAGGATACAAATGATGTTTGA
- the LOC130943812 gene encoding pentatricopeptide repeat-containing protein At2g20710, mitochondrial-like isoform X1, with protein MLFRSSFKLFNTSRISAYQLYSTEALLSSSSSSSSSFSELRHQIIGGNGDPRIPVTPVLNQWLQHGGSLTHNQIQYLIATLSYSRRYTHALQISEWMSESSKYNLTPGDIAKHLNLISKVRGLEQTESFYRGIPDALIGFKVNAALLKCYAEHKSLEKAEAIMKKIKKVHPVNSPACYNMMLKLYAQLGKYDKLDSLMREMMEKDIRNGAMFTIRLNAYVVAADIEGMEKLLMRMEVDPLATVDWYIYTTAANGYLKGGNVEKALSALKKSERLAVGRSKKLAFASIQTIYAAIGNKDEVYRIWDKCKTLNGFWNKDYLCMLSSLVKLGDIVGAEKISEEWESNYKIFDTRIPHLMIHTYCKLGMLDKAEAYIKRLLDSGKQLHASTWESLAEHYCVDNNMEKAVQAMKTALSAERSRRRPKPFVLAAFLEYLKEKGDLESVLQILKFYSDGGYLSVVTYDKLVSYVHGEIPDAKAIDLIRVENQLDEDTEHLDEDTNDV; from the exons ATGTTGTTTCGATCAAGTTTCAAACTTTTCAATACCTCCCGTATTTCTGCCTATCAATTATACTCAACAGAAGCActgctttcttcttcttcttcttcttcttcttctttctcagaACTCCGACATCAAATAATTGGGGGTAATGGGGACCCCAGAATCCCTGTGACCCCCGTTCTCAACCAATGGCTTCAACATGGCGGATCCCTCACTCACAATCAAATCCAATATCTCATCGCAACCCTCTCTTATTCGCGTCGCTACACGCACGCCCTTCAG ATATCAGAATGGATGAGTGAGTCAAGTAAATATAACTTGACACCAGGAGACATTGCTAAACACCTCAACTTAATATCGAAAGTTCGTGGCCTTGAACAAACCGAGAGCTTCTACAGAGGCATTCCTGATGCCCTAATTGGATTCAAGGTAAATGCTGCCCTCTTGAAATGCTATGCAGAGCATAAATCTTTGGAGAAAGCGGAGGCTATCATGAAGAAAATTAAGAAGGTTCATCCCGTGAACTCCCCCGCGTGTTACAATATGATGTTGAAACTCTATGCGCAGTTAGGCAAATATGACAAATTAGATAGTCTAATGCGAGAAATGATGGAGAAGGACATACGCAATGGTGCTATGTTTACTATTCGGTTGAATGCGTATGTAGTTGCTGCAGACATAGAAGGGATGGAGAAGTTACTAATGAGGATGGAAGTTGATCCTCTTGCAACTGTTGATTGGTATATTTACACGACTGCAGCAAATGGTTATCTGAAAGGTGGCAATGTCGAGAAGGCCTTGTCAGCACTGAAGAAATCAGAGCGGTTAGCTGTAGGCAGGAGCAAGAAGCTTGCCTTTGCATCTATTCAAACTATATATGCTGCTATTGGTAATAAGGATGAGGTTTATCGAATTTGGGATAAGTGCAAAACCTTGAATGGATTTTGGAACAAAGATTACCTCTGTATGTTAAGCTCTTTGGTGAAGCTAGGTGACATTGTTGGAGCTGAGAAGATCTCGGAAGAATGGGAATCCAATTACAAAATTTTCGACACCAGAATTCCACATCTTATGATCCATACTTATTGTAAATTGGGTATGTTGGATAAGGCTGAGGCTTATATCAAGAGGCTTTTGGATAGCGGCAAGCAATTGCATGCGTCTACATGGGAAAGTTTGGCAGAACACTACTGCGTGGATAATAATATGGAGAAAGCAGTTCAAGCAATGAAGACTGCTCTCTCTGCAGAAAGATCTAGACGGAGGCCTAAACCCTTTGTTTTGGCTGCATTTTTAGAGTACCTGAAGGAAAAAGGAGATTTGGAATCAGTGCTTCAGATTCTCAAGTTCTATAGTGATGGCGGCTATCTCTCTGTTGTAACCTATGATAAACTAGTAAGTTATGTTCATGGTGAAATCCCTGATGCAAAAGCCATTGATCTGATTAGAGTGGAAAATCAATTAGATGAAGACACTGAACATCTTGATGAGGATACAAATGATGTTTGA